From a region of the Neobacillus niacini genome:
- a CDS encoding molybdopterin-dependent oxidoreductase — MKKQLPPGQFETEKWPILHTGDVPEFNEITWNFRLFGEVKEEKSFSYKEIMELPKTISSVNMHCVTTWSKFDTTFEGIALRELLKFVEINEGVKYIKIYGYYNGDRFGYSANLPLEPLLGDDSLFVYRWKDKNHDWLDIDQKHGYPLRFIPPEVFYLWKGSKWVSGIEFMKVDEAGFWEELGYSMTANPFKEERYR, encoded by the coding sequence ATGAAAAAGCAGCTTCCACCTGGCCAATTCGAAACAGAAAAATGGCCAATATTGCACACAGGGGATGTTCCCGAGTTTAATGAAATCACATGGAATTTCAGACTTTTTGGTGAGGTGAAGGAAGAAAAGTCCTTTTCCTATAAGGAAATCATGGAGCTTCCAAAGACCATATCCAGCGTTAACATGCATTGTGTTACCACCTGGTCTAAATTTGATACAACTTTTGAAGGAATTGCACTTAGAGAGTTATTGAAATTTGTTGAAATTAATGAAGGTGTAAAATACATTAAAATTTACGGTTACTACAATGGGGACAGATTTGGTTATTCTGCAAACCTGCCGCTAGAGCCTTTATTAGGGGACGATTCTTTGTTTGTCTACCGTTGGAAGGATAAAAATCATGATTGGCTTGATATCGATCAAAAACATGGTTATCCACTAAGGTTTATTCCACCAGAAGTATTTTATCTATGGAAAGGCTCAAAGTGGGTTTCAGGGATTGAGTTTATGAAAGTAGACGAGGCTGGTTTTTGGGAAGAGCTTGGCTATTCGATGACAGCAAATCCATTTAAAGAAGAGCGGTACCGTTAA